The proteins below come from a single Oncorhynchus keta strain PuntledgeMale-10-30-2019 chromosome 32, Oket_V2, whole genome shotgun sequence genomic window:
- the LOC127905973 gene encoding uncharacterized protein LOC127905973 isoform X1 codes for MSRKVVRASKFRHVFGQGVKADQCYDDIRISQMTWDSNFCSVNPKFVAMIVDASGGGAFLVLPLNKGQQSRSCVFHQGQQSRTCVCSTRANSPEPVCVPPGPTVQNLCVFHQGQQSRTCLCSTRANSPEPVCVPPGPTVQNLFVFHQGQQSRSCLCSTRANSPDPVCVPPGPTVQNLCVFHQGQQSRTCMCSTRANSPEPVCVPPGPTVQILFVFHQGQQSRSCVCSTRANSPDPVCVPPGPTVQILFVFHQGQQSSSCLCSTRANSPVPVCIPPGPTVQILFVFHQGQQSSSCLCFTRANSPVPVCVPPGPTVQFLFVFHQGQQSRSCLCSTRANSPVPVCVPPGPTVQILFVFHQGQQSSSCLCFTRANSPDPVCVPPGPTVQILFVFHQGQQSSSCLCSTRANSPDPVCVSPGPTVHFLFVFHQGQQSRSCLCSTRANSPDPVCVPPGPTVQILCVFHQGHGNPVEFSAL; via the exons ATGTCCAGGAAGGTAGTCAGGGCCAGTAAGTTCCGTCATGTCTTCGGCCAGGGGGTGAAGGCTGACCAGTGCTACGATGACATCCGCATCTCCCAGATGACCTGGGACAGCAACTTCTGCTCTGTCAACCCCAAGTTCGTGGCCATGATTGTGGATGCCAGCGGAGGAGGGGCCTTCCTAGTGCTGCCTCTGAACAAG GGCCAACAGTCCAGATCCTGTGTGTTCCACCAGGGCCAACAGTCCAGAACCTGTGTGTGTTCCACCAGGGCCAACAGTCCAGAACCTGTTTGTGTTCCACCAGGGCCAACAGTCCAGAACCTGTGTGTGTTCCACCAGGGCCAACAGTCCAGAACCTGTTTGTGTTCCACCAGGGCCAACAGTCCAGAACCTGTTTGTGTTCCACCAGGGCCAACAGTCCAGAACCTGTTTGTGTTCCACCAGGGCCAACAGTCCAGATCCTGTTTGTGTTCCACCAGGGCCAACAGTCCAGATCCTGTGTGTGTTCCACCAGGGCCAACAGTCCAGAACCTGTGTGTGTTCCACCAGGGCCAACAGTCCAGAACCTGTATGTGTTCCACCAGGGCCAACAGTCCAGAACCTGTTTGTGTTCCACCAGGGCCAACAGTCCAGATCCTGTTTGTGTTCCACCAGGGCCAACAGTCCAGATCCTGTGTGTGTTCTACCAGGGCCAACAGTCCAGATCCTGTTTGTGTTCCACCAGGGCCAACAGTCCAGATCCTGTTTGTGTTTCACCAGGGCCAACAGTCCAGTTCCTGTTTGTGTTCCACCAGGGCCAACAGTCCAGTTCCTGTTTGTATTCCACCAGGGCCAACAGTCCAGATCCTGTTTGTGTTCCACCAGGGCCAACAGTCCAGTTCCTGTTTGTGTTTCACCAGGGCCAACAGTCCAGTTCCTGTTTGTGTTCCACCAGGGCCAACAGTCCAGTTCCTGTTTGTGTTCCACCAGGGCCAACAGTCCAGATCCTGTTTGTGTTCCACCAGGGCCAACAGTCCAGTTCCTGTTTGTGTTCCACCAGGGCCAACAGTCCAGATCCTGTTTGTGTTCCACCAGGGCCAACAGTCCAGTTCCTGTTTGTGTTTCACCAGGGCCAACAGTCCAGATCCTGTGTGTGTTCCACCAGGGCCAACAGTCCAGATCCTGTTTGTGTTCCACCAGGGCCAACAGTCCAGTTCCTGTTTGTGTTCCACCAGGGCCAACAGTCCAGATCCTGTTTGTGTTTCACCAGGGCCAACAGTCCA TTTCCTGTTTGTGTTCCACCAGGGCCAACAGTCCAGATCCTGTTTGTGTTCCACCAGGGCCAACAGTCCAGATCCTGTTTGTGTTCCACCAGGGCCAACAGTCCAGATCCTGTGTGTGTTCCACCAGGGCCATGGAAACCCAGTAGAGTTCTCTGCTCTCTAA
- the LOC127905973 gene encoding uncharacterized protein LOC127905973 isoform X6: protein MSRKVVRASKFRHVFGQGVKADQCYDDIRISQMTWDSNFCSVNPKFVAMIVDASGGGAFLVLPLNKGQQSRSCVFHQGQQSRTCVCSTRANSPEPVCVPPGPTVQNLCVFHQGQQSRTCLCSTRANSPEPVCVPPGPTVQNLFVFHQGQQSRSCLCSTRANSPDPVCVPPGPTVQNLCVFHQGQQSRTCMCSTRANSPEPVCVPPGPTVQILFVFHQGQQSRSCVCSTRANSPDPVCVPPGPTVQILFVFHQGQQSSSCLCSTRANSPVPVCIPPGPTVQILFVFHQGQQSSSCLCFTRANSPVPVCVPPGPTVHFLFVFHQGQQSRSCLCSTRANSPDPVCVPPGPTVQILCVFHQGHGNPVEFSAL, encoded by the exons ATGTCCAGGAAGGTAGTCAGGGCCAGTAAGTTCCGTCATGTCTTCGGCCAGGGGGTGAAGGCTGACCAGTGCTACGATGACATCCGCATCTCCCAGATGACCTGGGACAGCAACTTCTGCTCTGTCAACCCCAAGTTCGTGGCCATGATTGTGGATGCCAGCGGAGGAGGGGCCTTCCTAGTGCTGCCTCTGAACAAG GGCCAACAGTCCAGATCCTGTGTGTTCCACCAGGGCCAACAGTCCAGAACCTGTGTGTGTTCCACCAGGGCCAACAGTCCAGAACCTGTTTGTGTTCCACCAGGGCCAACAGTCCAGAACCTGTGTGTGTTCCACCAGGGCCAACAGTCCAGAACCTGTTTGTGTTCCACCAGGGCCAACAGTCCAGAACCTGTTTGTGTTCCACCAGGGCCAACAGTCCAGAACCTGTTTGTGTTCCACCAGGGCCAACAGTCCAGATCCTGTTTGTGTTCCACCAGGGCCAACAGTCCAGATCCTGTGTGTGTTCCACCAGGGCCAACAGTCCAGAACCTGTGTGTGTTCCACCAGGGCCAACAGTCCAGAACCTGTATGTGTTCCACCAGGGCCAACAGTCCAGAACCTGTTTGTGTTCCACCAGGGCCAACAGTCCAGATCCTGTTTGTGTTCCACCAGGGCCAACAGTCCAGATCCTGTGTGTGTTCTACCAGGGCCAACAGTCCAGATCCTGTTTGTGTTCCACCAGGGCCAACAGTCCAGATCCTGTTTGTGTTTCACCAGGGCCAACAGTCCAGTTCCTGTTTGTGTTCCACCAGGGCCAACAGTCCAGTTCCTGTTTGTATTCCACCAGGGCCAACAGTCCAGATCCTGTTTGTGTTCCACCAGGGCCAACAGTCCAGTTCCTGTTTGTGTTTCACCAGGGCCAACAGTCCAGTTCCTGTTTGTGTTCCACCAGGGCCAACAGTCCA TTTCCTGTTTGTGTTCCACCAGGGCCAACAGTCCAGATCCTGTTTGTGTTCCACCAGGGCCAACAGTCCAGATCCTGTTTGTGTTCCACCAGGGCCAACAGTCCAGATCCTGTGTGTGTTCCACCAGGGCCATGGAAACCCAGTAGAGTTCTCTGCTCTCTAA
- the LOC127905973 gene encoding coronin-1A-like isoform X2 — protein sequence MSRKVVRASKFRHVFGQGVKADQCYDDIRISQMTWDSNFCSVNPKFVAMIVDASGGGAFLVLPLNKTGRIDMSQPTVCGHTGPVLDIEFCPHNDNIIASGSEDCSVMIWEIPEGGLVTPLNDPVVKLEGHSKRVGILSWHPTAHNVLMSAGCDNVVILWNVACGEAMVRIDSVHPDLIYSACWNRDGSQILTSCKDKTIRVLDPRKGTVIAEKEKTHEGSRPVKAVFVSDGKILSTGFSRMSERQVALWDPKSFGEPLTLQELDTSSGVLLPFFDPDTGIVYLCGKGDSSIRYFEVTDEAPYVHYLSMYSSKESQKGMGYMPKRGLEVNKCEIARFYKLHERKCEPIVMTVPRKSDLFQEDLYPDTMGPEPSVEANEWFEGKEGQPILISLKDGFATTTKSKEFKVHKSLLKTTSAAMGHQHGNTGEVHALQKEVKALKETVEELTKRVSELESKN from the exons ATGTCCAGGAAGGTAGTCAGGGCCAGTAAGTTCCGTCATGTCTTCGGCCAGGGGGTGAAGGCTGACCAGTGCTACGATGACATCCGCATCTCCCAGATGACCTGGGACAGCAACTTCTGCTCTGTCAACCCCAAGTTCGTGGCCATGATTGTGGATGCCAGCGGAGGAGGGGCCTTCCTAGTGCTGCCTCTGAACAAG ACGGGTCGTATTGACATGTCCCAGCCCACAGTCTGTGGACACACGGGCCCAGTGCTAGATATTGAGTTCTGTCCCCACAACGACAACATCATCGCCAGTGGTTCAGAGGACTGCAGTGTCATG ATTTGGGAGATCCCGGAGGGTGGCCTGGTCACGCCCTTGAACGACCCCGTGGTGAAGCTGGAGGGGCACTCCAAACGCGTGGGCATCCTCAGTTGGCACCCCACTGCCCACAATGTGCTCATGAGCGCAG GCTGTGACAACGTGGTGATCCTGTGGAACGTGGCGTGTGGAGAGGCCATGGTGAGGATCGACTCGGTCCACCCTGACCTCATCTACAGTGCCTGCTGGAACAGGGACGGCTCCCAGATCCTCACCTCCTGTAAGGACAAGACCATTCGTGTGCTGGACCCCCGCAAGGGCACAGTCATCGCC gagaaggagaagacaCACGAAGGCTCCAGGCCTGTCAAGGCTGTGTTTGTGTCCGATGGGAAGATCCTGAGCACCGGCTTCAGTCGCATGAGTGAGAGACAGGTGGCACTTTGGGACCCG AAGAGCTTTGGGGAGCCACTCACCCTGCAGGAGTTGGACACCAGCAGTGGTGTCCTATTGCCCTTCTTTGACCCTGACACTGGCATCGTCTACCTCTGTGGCAAG GGTGACAGCAGTATCCGGTACTTTGAGGTGACGGATGAAGCTCCCTATGTTCACTACCTGTCCATGTACAGCAGTAAGGAGAGTCAGAAGGGCATGGGCTACATGCCCAAGAGGGGCCTGGAGGTCAACAAGTGTGAAATCGCCAG GTTTTACAAGCTCCATGAGAGGAAGTGCGAGCCCATTGTCATGACGGTGCCCCGCAAG TCTGACCTGTTTCAGGAGGATTTGTACCCAGACACCATGGGTCCAGAGCCGTCTGTGGAGGCCAATGAGTGGTTTGAAGGCAAAGAGGGCCAACCTATCCTGATCTCCTTGAAGGACGGTTTTGCGACAACCACCAAATCCAAAGAGTTCAAAGTTCACAAAAGTCTTCTGAAGACCACATCAGCAGCCATGGGGCATCAGCACGGTAACACTGGG
- the LOC118372898 gene encoding progestin and adipoQ receptor family member 4-like produces the protein MVSNKFLFAIILLYVYIGVQSLFYFFGGVVVTILVAMAFLNGPRLLDWANSPPHLQFNKYVLTGYRPISSVQDCIRSLFYMHNELGNIYTHGIPLLCFLFLIPLNFPWSQISVTWLGVVHFLACLSPQLGSVLYHLFMNHEGGEPVYHTLLTLDMCGICMINTLGALPIVYSTLLCYPFTRTVALLVYILLSSYAIYSAITARSSVRRLRSFAWQALFRFSFFLLRWVGVGGGSPTSLQHFLTMDALAVLGGIINISRIPERFRPGLFDYWCNSHQIMHVLVVGSILYLHWGVLDDLLWINSHHCPSD, from the exons ATGGTGTCTAATAAATTTTTATTCGCAATAATTCTattatatgtgtatataggtgtacagtcattattttacttttttgGCGGCGTCGTTGTAACTATTTTGGTTGCTATGGCATTTTTAAATGGACCCAGACTATTAGACTGGGCGAATTCACCTCCTCATCTTCAATTCAACAAATACGTCCTGACTGGATACCGACCAATATCTTCTGTCCAAGACTGTATAAGAAGCCTTTTTTACATGCACAACGAACTGGGAAACATATACACACATG GTATCCCTCTGCTCTGCTTCCTGTTCCTCATCCCGCTCAACTTCCcttggtcccagatcagtgtGACATGGCTGGGTGTGGTCCACTTCCTGGCCTGCCTGTCCCCCCAGCTGGGCTCTGTGCTCTACCACCTCTTCATGAACCACGAGGGAGGAGAGCCTGTCTACCACACCCTTCTCACCCTCGACATGTGTGGCATCTGTATGATCAACACGCTGG GAGCGCTGCCCATCGTCTACAGCACCCTGCTGTGCTACCCATTCACCCGCACAGTGGCTCTGCTCGTCTACATCCTGCTGTCCAGCTACGCTATCTACTCGGCCATCACGGCGCGGAGTAGCGTGCGGCGCCTGCGCTCCTTTGCCTGGCAGGCCCTGTTCCGCTTCTCCTTCTTCCTGCTGCGCTGGGTGGGTGTGGGCGGCGGCAGCCCCACCTCGCTGCAACACTTCCTCACCATGGACGCGCTGGCTGTACTGGGCGGAATCATCAACATCTCGCGCATCCCAGAGCGCTTCCGCCCGGGCCTCTTTGACTACTGGTGCAACAGCCACCAGATCATGCACGTGCTGGTGGTGGGCTCCATCCTCTACCTGCACTGGGGTGTGCTGGACGACCTGCTCTGGATCAACAGCCACCACTGTCCCTCAGACTGA
- the LOC127905973 gene encoding uncharacterized protein LOC127905973 isoform X7 has translation MSRKVVRASKFRHVFGQGVKADQCYDDIRISQMTWDSNFCSVNPKFVAMIVDASGGGAFLVLPLNKGQQSRSCVFHQGQQSRTCVCSTRANSPEPVCVPPGPTVQNLCVFHQGQQSRTCLCSTRANSPEPVCVPPGPTVQNLFVFHQGQQSRSCLCSTRANSPDPVCVPPGPTVQNLCVFHQGQQSRTCMCSTRANSPEPVCVPPGPTVQILFVFHQGQQSRSCVCSTRANSPDPVCVPPGPTVQILFVFHQGQQSSSCLCSTRANSPVPVCIPPGPTVQILFVFHQGQQSSSCLCFTRANSPVPVCVPPGPTVQFLFVFHQGQQSRSCLCSTRANSPVPVCVPPGPTVQILFVFHQGQQSSSCLCFTRANSPDPVCVPPGPTVQILFVFHQGQQSSSCLCSTRANSPDPVCVSPGPTVQFLFVFHQGQQSISCLCSTRANSPDPVCVPPGPTVQILFVFHQGQQSRSCVCSTRAMETQ, from the exons ATGTCCAGGAAGGTAGTCAGGGCCAGTAAGTTCCGTCATGTCTTCGGCCAGGGGGTGAAGGCTGACCAGTGCTACGATGACATCCGCATCTCCCAGATGACCTGGGACAGCAACTTCTGCTCTGTCAACCCCAAGTTCGTGGCCATGATTGTGGATGCCAGCGGAGGAGGGGCCTTCCTAGTGCTGCCTCTGAACAAG GGCCAACAGTCCAGATCCTGTGTGTTCCACCAGGGCCAACAGTCCAGAACCTGTGTGTGTTCCACCAGGGCCAACAGTCCAGAACCTGTTTGTGTTCCACCAGGGCCAACAGTCCAGAACCTGTGTGTGTTCCACCAGGGCCAACAGTCCAGAACCTGTTTGTGTTCCACCAGGGCCAACAGTCCAGAACCTGTTTGTGTTCCACCAGGGCCAACAGTCCAGAACCTGTTTGTGTTCCACCAGGGCCAACAGTCCAGATCCTGTTTGTGTTCCACCAGGGCCAACAGTCCAGATCCTGTGTGTGTTCCACCAGGGCCAACAGTCCAGAACCTGTGTGTGTTCCACCAGGGCCAACAGTCCAGAACCTGTATGTGTTCCACCAGGGCCAACAGTCCAGAACCTGTTTGTGTTCCACCAGGGCCAACAGTCCAGATCCTGTTTGTGTTCCACCAGGGCCAACAGTCCAGATCCTGTGTGTGTTCTACCAGGGCCAACAGTCCAGATCCTGTTTGTGTTCCACCAGGGCCAACAGTCCAGATCCTGTTTGTGTTTCACCAGGGCCAACAGTCCAGTTCCTGTTTGTGTTCCACCAGGGCCAACAGTCCAGTTCCTGTTTGTATTCCACCAGGGCCAACAGTCCAGATCCTGTTTGTGTTCCACCAGGGCCAACAGTCCAGTTCCTGTTTGTGTTTCACCAGGGCCAACAGTCCAGTTCCTGTTTGTGTTCCACCAGGGCCAACAGTCCAGTTCCTGTTTGTGTTCCACCAGGGCCAACAGTCCAGATCCTGTTTGTGTTCCACCAGGGCCAACAGTCCAGTTCCTGTTTGTGTTCCACCAGGGCCAACAGTCCAGATCCTGTTTGTGTTCCACCAGGGCCAACAGTCCAGTTCCTGTTTGTGTTTCACCAGGGCCAACAGTCCAGATCCTGTGTGTGTTCCACCAGGGCCAACAGTCCAGATCCTGTTTGTGTTCCACCAGGGCCAACAGTCCAGTTCCTGTTTGTGTTCCACCAGGGCCAACAGTCCAGATCCTGTTTGTGTTTCACCAGGGCCAACAGTCCAGTTCCTGTTTGTGTTCCACCAGGGCCAACAGTCCA TTTCCTGTTTGTGTTCCACCAGGGCCAACAGTCCAGATCCTGTTTGTGTTCCACCAGGGCCAACAGTCCAGATCCTGTTTGTGTTCCACCAGGGCCAACAGTCCAGATCCTGTGTGTGTTCCACCAGGGCCATGGAAACCCAGTAG
- the LOC127905973 gene encoding uncharacterized protein LOC127905973 isoform X5 has product MSRKVVRASKFRHVFGQGVKADQCYDDIRISQMTWDSNFCSVNPKFVAMIVDASGGGAFLVLPLNKGQQSRSCVFHQGQQSRTCVCSTRANSPEPVCVPPGPTVQNLCVFHQGQQSRTCLCSTRANSPEPVCVPPGPTVQNLFVFHQGQQSRSCLCSTRANSPDPVCVPPGPTVQNLCVFHQGQQSRTCMCSTRANSPEPVCVPPGPTVQILFVFHQGQQSRSCVCSTRANSPDPVCVPPGPTVQILFVFHQGQQSSSCLCSTRANSPVPVCIPPGPTVQILFVFHQGQQSSSCLCFTRANSPVPVCVPPGPTVQFLFVFHQGQQSRSCLCSTRANSPFPVCVPPGPTVQILFVFHQGQQSRSCLCSTRANSPDPVCVPPGPWKPSRVLCSLRLISGTAIQMSSAD; this is encoded by the exons ATGTCCAGGAAGGTAGTCAGGGCCAGTAAGTTCCGTCATGTCTTCGGCCAGGGGGTGAAGGCTGACCAGTGCTACGATGACATCCGCATCTCCCAGATGACCTGGGACAGCAACTTCTGCTCTGTCAACCCCAAGTTCGTGGCCATGATTGTGGATGCCAGCGGAGGAGGGGCCTTCCTAGTGCTGCCTCTGAACAAG GGCCAACAGTCCAGATCCTGTGTGTTCCACCAGGGCCAACAGTCCAGAACCTGTGTGTGTTCCACCAGGGCCAACAGTCCAGAACCTGTTTGTGTTCCACCAGGGCCAACAGTCCAGAACCTGTGTGTGTTCCACCAGGGCCAACAGTCCAGAACCTGTTTGTGTTCCACCAGGGCCAACAGTCCAGAACCTGTTTGTGTTCCACCAGGGCCAACAGTCCAGAACCTGTTTGTGTTCCACCAGGGCCAACAGTCCAGATCCTGTTTGTGTTCCACCAGGGCCAACAGTCCAGATCCTGTGTGTGTTCCACCAGGGCCAACAGTCCAGAACCTGTGTGTGTTCCACCAGGGCCAACAGTCCAGAACCTGTATGTGTTCCACCAGGGCCAACAGTCCAGAACCTGTTTGTGTTCCACCAGGGCCAACAGTCCAGATCCTGTTTGTGTTCCACCAGGGCCAACAGTCCAGATCCTGTGTGTGTTCTACCAGGGCCAACAGTCCAGATCCTGTTTGTGTTCCACCAGGGCCAACAGTCCAGATCCTGTTTGTGTTTCACCAGGGCCAACAGTCCAGTTCCTGTTTGTGTTCCACCAGGGCCAACAGTCCAGTTCCTGTTTGTATTCCACCAGGGCCAACAGTCCAGATCCTGTTTGTGTTCCACCAGGGCCAACAGTCCAGTTCCTGTTTGTGTTTCACCAGGGCCAACAGTCCAGTTCCTGTTTGTGTTCCACCAGGGCCAACAGTCCAGTTCCTGTTTGTGTTCCACCAGGGCCAACAGTCCAGATCCTGTTTGTGTTCCACCAGGGCCAACAGTCCA TTTCCTGTTTGTGTTCCACCAGGGCCAACAGTCCAGATCCTGTTTGTGTTCCACCAGGGCCAACAGTCCAGATCCTGTTTGTGTTCCACCAGGGCCAACAGTCCAGATCCTGTGTGTGTTCCACCAGGGCCATGGAAACCCAGTAGAGTTCTCTGCTCTCTAAGGCTGATTTCAGGCACAGCTATACAAATGTCATCAGCTGACTGA
- the LOC127905973 gene encoding uncharacterized protein LOC127905973 isoform X4: protein MSRKVVRASKFRHVFGQGVKADQCYDDIRISQMTWDSNFCSVNPKFVAMIVDASGGGAFLVLPLNKGQQSRSCVFHQGQQSRTCVCSTRANSPEPVCVPPGPTVQNLCVFHQGQQSRTCLCSTRANSPEPVCVPPGPTVQNLFVFHQGQQSRSCLCSTRANSPDPVCVPPGPTVQNLCVFHQGQQSRTCMCSTRANSPEPVCVPPGPTVQILFVFHQGQQSRSCVCSTRANSPDPVCVPPGPTVQILFVFHQGQQSSSCLCSTRANSPVPVCIPPGPTVQILFVFHQGQQSSSCLCFTRANSPVPVCVPPGPTVQFLFVFHQGQQSRSCLCSTRANSPVPVCVPPGPTVQILFVFHQGQQSISCLCSTRANSPDPVCVPPGPTVQILFVFHQGQQSRSCVCSTRAMETQ, encoded by the exons ATGTCCAGGAAGGTAGTCAGGGCCAGTAAGTTCCGTCATGTCTTCGGCCAGGGGGTGAAGGCTGACCAGTGCTACGATGACATCCGCATCTCCCAGATGACCTGGGACAGCAACTTCTGCTCTGTCAACCCCAAGTTCGTGGCCATGATTGTGGATGCCAGCGGAGGAGGGGCCTTCCTAGTGCTGCCTCTGAACAAG GGCCAACAGTCCAGATCCTGTGTGTTCCACCAGGGCCAACAGTCCAGAACCTGTGTGTGTTCCACCAGGGCCAACAGTCCAGAACCTGTTTGTGTTCCACCAGGGCCAACAGTCCAGAACCTGTGTGTGTTCCACCAGGGCCAACAGTCCAGAACCTGTTTGTGTTCCACCAGGGCCAACAGTCCAGAACCTGTTTGTGTTCCACCAGGGCCAACAGTCCAGAACCTGTTTGTGTTCCACCAGGGCCAACAGTCCAGATCCTGTTTGTGTTCCACCAGGGCCAACAGTCCAGATCCTGTGTGTGTTCCACCAGGGCCAACAGTCCAGAACCTGTGTGTGTTCCACCAGGGCCAACAGTCCAGAACCTGTATGTGTTCCACCAGGGCCAACAGTCCAGAACCTGTTTGTGTTCCACCAGGGCCAACAGTCCAGATCCTGTTTGTGTTCCACCAGGGCCAACAGTCCAGATCCTGTGTGTGTTCTACCAGGGCCAACAGTCCAGATCCTGTTTGTGTTCCACCAGGGCCAACAGTCCAGATCCTGTTTGTGTTTCACCAGGGCCAACAGTCCAGTTCCTGTTTGTGTTCCACCAGGGCCAACAGTCCAGTTCCTGTTTGTATTCCACCAGGGCCAACAGTCCAGATCCTGTTTGTGTTCCACCAGGGCCAACAGTCCAGTTCCTGTTTGTGTTTCACCAGGGCCAACAGTCCAGTTCCTGTTTGTGTTCCACCAGGGCCAACAGTCCAGTTCCTGTTTGTGTTCCACCAGGGCCAACAGTCCAGATCCTGTTTGTGTTCCACCAGGGCCAACAGTCCAGTTCCTGTTTGTGTTCCACCAGGGCCAACAGTCCAGATCCTGTTTGTGTTCCACCAGGGCCAACAGTCCA TTTCCTGTTTGTGTTCCACCAGGGCCAACAGTCCAGATCCTGTTTGTGTTCCACCAGGGCCAACAGTCCAGATCCTGTTTGTGTTCCACCAGGGCCAACAGTCCAGATCCTGTGTGTGTTCCACCAGGGCCATGGAAACCCAGTAG
- the LOC127905973 gene encoding uncharacterized protein LOC127905973 isoform X3, whose protein sequence is MSRKVVRASKFRHVFGQGVKADQCYDDIRISQMTWDSNFCSVNPKFVAMIVDASGGGAFLVLPLNKGQQSRSCVFHQGQQSRTCVCSTRANSPEPVCVPPGPTVQNLCVFHQGQQSRTCLCSTRANSPEPVCVPPGPTVQNLFVFHQGQQSRSCLCSTRANSPDPVCVPPGPTVQNLCVFHQGQQSRTCMCSTRANSPEPVCVPPGPTVQILFVFHQGQQSRSCVCSTRANSPDPVCVPPGPTVQILFVFHQGQQSSSCLCSTRANSPVPVCIPPGPTVQILFVFHQGQQSSSCLCFTRANSPVPVCVPPGPTVQFLFVFHQGQQSRSCLCSTRANSPVPVCVPPGPTVQILFVFHQGQQSSSCLCFTRANSPDPVCVPPGPTVQILFVFHQGQQSISCLCSTRANSPDPVCVPPGPTVQILFVFHQGQQSRSCVCSTRAMETQ, encoded by the exons ATGTCCAGGAAGGTAGTCAGGGCCAGTAAGTTCCGTCATGTCTTCGGCCAGGGGGTGAAGGCTGACCAGTGCTACGATGACATCCGCATCTCCCAGATGACCTGGGACAGCAACTTCTGCTCTGTCAACCCCAAGTTCGTGGCCATGATTGTGGATGCCAGCGGAGGAGGGGCCTTCCTAGTGCTGCCTCTGAACAAG GGCCAACAGTCCAGATCCTGTGTGTTCCACCAGGGCCAACAGTCCAGAACCTGTGTGTGTTCCACCAGGGCCAACAGTCCAGAACCTGTTTGTGTTCCACCAGGGCCAACAGTCCAGAACCTGTGTGTGTTCCACCAGGGCCAACAGTCCAGAACCTGTTTGTGTTCCACCAGGGCCAACAGTCCAGAACCTGTTTGTGTTCCACCAGGGCCAACAGTCCAGAACCTGTTTGTGTTCCACCAGGGCCAACAGTCCAGATCCTGTTTGTGTTCCACCAGGGCCAACAGTCCAGATCCTGTGTGTGTTCCACCAGGGCCAACAGTCCAGAACCTGTGTGTGTTCCACCAGGGCCAACAGTCCAGAACCTGTATGTGTTCCACCAGGGCCAACAGTCCAGAACCTGTTTGTGTTCCACCAGGGCCAACAGTCCAGATCCTGTTTGTGTTCCACCAGGGCCAACAGTCCAGATCCTGTGTGTGTTCTACCAGGGCCAACAGTCCAGATCCTGTTTGTGTTCCACCAGGGCCAACAGTCCAGATCCTGTTTGTGTTTCACCAGGGCCAACAGTCCAGTTCCTGTTTGTGTTCCACCAGGGCCAACAGTCCAGTTCCTGTTTGTATTCCACCAGGGCCAACAGTCCAGATCCTGTTTGTGTTCCACCAGGGCCAACAGTCCAGTTCCTGTTTGTGTTTCACCAGGGCCAACAGTCCAGTTCCTGTTTGTGTTCCACCAGGGCCAACAGTCCAGTTCCTGTTTGTGTTCCACCAGGGCCAACAGTCCAGATCCTGTTTGTGTTCCACCAGGGCCAACAGTCCAGTTCCTGTTTGTGTTCCACCAGGGCCAACAGTCCAGATCCTGTTTGTGTTCCACCAGGGCCAACAGTCCAGTTCCTGTTTGTGTTTCACCAGGGCCAACAGTCCAGATCCTGTGTGTGTTCCACCAGGGCCAACAGTCCAGATCCTGTTTGTGTTCCACCAGGGCCAACAGTCCA TTTCCTGTTTGTGTTCCACCAGGGCCAACAGTCCAGATCCTGTTTGTGTTCCACCAGGGCCAACAGTCCAGATCCTGTTTGTGTTCCACCAGGGCCAACAGTCCAGATCCTGTGTGTGTTCCACCAGGGCCATGGAAACCCAGTAG